A genomic stretch from Lathyrus oleraceus cultivar Zhongwan6 chromosome 2, CAAS_Psat_ZW6_1.0, whole genome shotgun sequence includes:
- the LOC127121545 gene encoding DNA replication licensing factor MCM7 isoform X2, with amino-acid sequence MQVAVYTCEDCGFEIYQVAPGDVVELSGIFLPIPYVGFRAMRAGLVADTYLEAMSVSHFKKKYEEYELRGDEEEQIKRLAEDGDIYDKLARSLAPEIFGHEDIKKALLLLLVGAPHRQLKDGMKIRGDLHICLMGDPGVAKNFRIP; translated from the exons ATGCAGGTTGCTGTGTACACCTGTGAGGATTGTGGCTTTGAAATCTACCAG GTAGCTCCGGGTGATGTTGTTGAACTATCAGGGATTTTTCTTCCTATACCTTATGTTGGTTTTAGAGCAATGCGTGCTGGCCTAGTTGCTGACACATACTTAGAGGCCATGTCTGTTTCTCATTTTAAGAAAAAATATGAAGA ATATGAACTTAGAGGAGATGAGGAAGAGCAGATCAAACGTTTAGCAGAAGATGGTGATATCTATGATAAGCTGGCAAGGTCACTAGCTCCTGAAATTTTTGGACATGAAGATATTAAGAAAGCACTGCTGCTGCTTCTTGTTGGTGCACCCCACCGGCAATTGAAAGATGGAATGAAG ATTAGAGGAGATCTACATATATGTTTGATGGGGGATCCTGGTGTTGccaaaaattttcgtataccttag
- the LOC127120385 gene encoding uncharacterized protein LOC127120385, giving the protein MVDVDRRMTGLNPAHIAGLRRLSARAASSSSTSSSSFPERNSLFSFSSVVDKVITQLHNSGVEVKRGLSDAEFARAEAEFGFVFPPDLRAILAAGMPVGPGFPDWRSTSARLRLRASLDLPIAAISFQIARNAFWSKSWGLRPTEPEKALRVARNALKKAPLLIPIFNHCYIPSNPSLAGNPVFYVDENRIFCCGFDLSDFFQRESLFRSSESDPKILMKQRSVSEKSAGSSTAFSRRSLDGGRMPRWVEFWTEAATDRRRRISLSPVSSSPERFFDIHARSEIPGWVDEYIEKIGSVLRGGGWSEPDITEMVQVSACGFFEGEMVMLDNQAVLDALLLKTDQFSDSLRKAGWSSEEVTEALGFDFRPEKERKPVKKLSPQLVERIEKLAQSVSRS; this is encoded by the coding sequence ATGGTCGACGTAGACCGGAGAATGACCGGTTTAAACCCGGCTCACATAGCCGGTCTAAGACGTTTATCAGCCCGAGCCGCTTCGTCTTCCTCCACATCCTCTTCCTCTTTCCCAGAACGTAACAGTTTATTCTCATTTTCTTCAGTGGTGGATAAAGTCATAACACAGCTTCATAACTCAGGCGTAGAAGTGAAACGTGGTCTCTCTGACGCTGAGTTCGCACGTGCAGAGGCGGAGTTTGGTTTCGTTTTTCCGCCGGACCTCCGTGCAATTCTCGCCGCCGGTATGCCTGTCGGACCTGGATTTCCTGATTGGCGATCGACTTCCGCTCGCCTCCGTCTCCGCGCCTCGTTAGACCTTCCGATCGCGGCTATTTCTTTTCAGATTGCAAGGAACGCGTTCTGGTCGAAATCTTGGGGGTTAAGACCTACAGAACCAGAAAAAGCTTTGCGAGTTGCGAGAAATGCTTTGAAGAAAGCTCCGTTACTGATTCCTATTTTCAACCATTGTTACATTCCTTCAAATCCTTCCCTCGCCGGAAATCCTGTTTTCTACGTCGACGAGAATAGGATCTTCTGTTGCGGTTTTGATCTATCTGATTTCTTTCAACGGGAGTCTCTCTTTCGAAGCTCCGAATCCGACCCGAAGATTCTCATGAAACAGCGATCTGTTAGCGAGAAATCCGCGGGTTCTTCAACTGCTTTCTCTCGGAGGAGTCTCGACGGAGGGAGGATGCCTAGGTGGGTGGAATTCTGGACAGAAGCAGCCACAGATCGTCGCCGGAGAATCTCTTTGTCACCAGTATCATCTTCGCCGGAGCGGTTTTTTGATATTCACGCACGGTCTGAAATTCCGGGGTGGGTGGATGAATACATAGAAAAAATCGGGTCGGTTTTGAGAGGAGGTGGGTGGAGCGAACCGGATATAACCGAAATGGTTCAAGTTTCGGCTTGTGGATTCTTCGAAGGAGAAATGGTGATGTTGGATAATCAAGCGGTGTTGGATGCTTTGTTATTGAAAACGGATCAGTTTTCTGATTCGCTCCGAAAAGCTGGGTGGAGCTCCGAAGAGGTAACCGAAGCTTTGGGATTTGATTTTCGACCTGAAAAGGAAAGGAAACCGGTAAAGAAGCTATCACCGCAACTTGTGGAAAGAATTGAGAAACTGGCTCAGTCAGTTTCTCGGTCATGA
- the LOC127123729 gene encoding nucleolar protein 16 has protein sequence MENKVKFTDDITLVAKGSMIPRRKYKNSRPKVRVGLPKKNPKVLKPAFTIPPKLLQSLAEDPKWDEKGSVTQNYNSFGVVNDPNSLTDNLQAPSVSDDPNDSGSDLEEDDLKSALGKRRRDGKSALPQPLTSIQRLYISRLVEKYGADFQRMMMDIKLNPMQHSVATLEKLCMSYYIYKNKNPLIVGR, from the exons ATGGAGAACAAAGTGAAGTTCACGGATGATATCACTCTAGTAGCAAAAGGATCGATGAT ACCACGAAGAAAATACAAGAATTCTCGACCTAAGGTTCGTGTGGGTCTTCCAAAGAAGAACCCTAAAGTTTTGAAACCCGCTTTCACCATTCCTCCCAAACTGTTACAATCCCTTGCAGAAGACCCTAAATGGGATGAAAAAGGAAGCGTCACACAAAACTACAACTCCTTCGGTGTCGTCAATGACCCTAACTCCCTCACCGATAATCTTCAAGCTCCTTCTGTTTCCGATGACCCCAACGATTCCGGCAGTGATCTCGAAGAAGACG ATTTGAAATCGGCACTGGGAAAGAGGAGAAGAGATGGTAAAAGTGCACTTCCTCAACCTTTGACTTCAATTCAGCGTCTTTATATTAGTCGTCTAGTTGAAAAATATGGAGCTGATTTTCAg AGAATGATGATGGATATAAAGCTAAATCCTATGCAGCATTCAGTTGCGACTTTAGAGAAATTGTGCATGAGCTATTACATATACAAGAACAAGAATCCGCTTATTGTTGGAAGGTGA
- the LOC127121545 gene encoding DNA replication licensing factor MCM7 isoform X1 produces MPLFECPSRRCVMNKSKGNVILQLRASKFLRFQEAKIQELAEHVPKGHIPRTMIVHLRGELTRKVAPGDVVELSGIFLPIPYVGFRAMRAGLVADTYLEAMSVSHFKKKYEEYELRGDEEEQIKRLAEDGDIYDKLARSLAPEIFGHEDIKKALLLLLVGAPHRQLKDGMKIRGDLHICLMGDPGVAKNFRIP; encoded by the exons ATGCCCTTGTTTGAGTGTCCATCAAGGCGTTGTGTCATGAACAAGAGCAAGGGTAATGTCATCCTTCAACTGAGAGCATCAAAGTTTTTGAGATTTCAAGAG GCAAAAATCCAAGAGTTAGCTGAACATGTTCCAAAGGGTCATATTCCTCGAACAATGATTGTTCATCTTAGGGGAGAACTCACTAGAAAG GTAGCTCCGGGTGATGTTGTTGAACTATCAGGGATTTTTCTTCCTATACCTTATGTTGGTTTTAGAGCAATGCGTGCTGGCCTAGTTGCTGACACATACTTAGAGGCCATGTCTGTTTCTCATTTTAAGAAAAAATATGAAGA ATATGAACTTAGAGGAGATGAGGAAGAGCAGATCAAACGTTTAGCAGAAGATGGTGATATCTATGATAAGCTGGCAAGGTCACTAGCTCCTGAAATTTTTGGACATGAAGATATTAAGAAAGCACTGCTGCTGCTTCTTGTTGGTGCACCCCACCGGCAATTGAAAGATGGAATGAAG ATTAGAGGAGATCTACATATATGTTTGATGGGGGATCCTGGTGTTGccaaaaattttcgtataccttag